NNNNNNNNNNNNNNNNNNNNNNNNNNNNNNNNNNNGCGGCAGTTTGCCTCCAGCAGCCCAAGAGTGAAAAACAGCGACGCTGTGCGATCCATCGTGCGCCACTTCTGCCCTCGTCGATCGGAGCTTTGCGGGTCAGAGATGAAGTCCGTGTAGTGCTCCGAGCCTAACTTCAGGTTGCGCCGCTTCTCGTAGTCGATGaagccaccgccgtcgccaagATTGGCCTCCTTCCACAGCGccaggcagtgcagcagagTCTGGGTGTGGCTGATGGTGAAGAGGCAGTAGCGCGCGGCCAGCCCGGTGACCTTCTCCACATACGCTGTGGAGGGGATGAGCTGCAGGTACGTGTGCCCAATGTCAGCCAGCAGGCGGTAGTAGTCCATGACGTGAAACAGGTCGCCGTCAAGCGGCAGGTAGATGTCAGCCACCTTGGTGCCGTGCGTCGGTTGCGCGTCGCTTGCCATTGCGTCcgccagctccgcagcgtcgccgtcatcgccgctgcctggCAGCCCGCCCTGCCCATTCTCGGCCCGGATGTTCTCACCGCCGGCAAGGTCGTCTGCCCTGTTCATCCCACCACCAAACGCGCTCGGCGGCTGTGCCTCACCCCACGGATTCAGCAGCCCGCCAACGCCCGGATCGGCGTCGACCTTCTCCGCGTCCCCCCTCGACGGTGACGTCCCGCCGCCTTCGGGGCACGCGCTGCGTTCcttctgcagcaccgcctttgTGAAGGTGTCCCAGAAGTGCCGCCCGGGGTGCCGTGTCAGCGCCTGGTCAAAGTACACCTCCGACAGAGTGAAGCGGCCTTCTCGCGCGGCCTGGACGCCGCGGTAGAACACCTCCGGGTGCCCTTCGCCCTCCTTGGGCACCGACGACGGCTTACTGCCCATTCCAGAGTGGACGCGCTCGGCAAGGCGGCAGACGAGAGCAAGGGCGCAAGGGTGCGCGGAGGGACGTGGTCGGCGATGACACTCgtgagcggcgcagctgggggaagagagggtggtgaGCGGCACACGGCGCGCGAGGAGGGCTCGTGGGAGCAAACAGAAAAACGAGAGGCAAATGCACACTGCCGTTTAAGCGGCTCTGGGCAGAAGAGGACGGGGACGAGAGCACAGTGAGGGGCGCGCGAGAGGTGGATGGAGACATGCAGCTCATGGGCCGCGGAGAAAGGAGGGCAGGagaggccgccgccacagcagcgcagcataCAACGCTTCGGTCCTGGTGCTCCGCGTGCGGGTTGTGGATGCCTGTCGGCCACGCCACCCACAGATATTCACGGGTCCTGCAGGCTCCTCAGCGCGGCCACCCTCGAGGAAGTCGGGCCGCTGGTTGTGCTTTGTCACACGcgcaagggaaaaaaggaggggggcagcggcacagccgGATTGCCGCAGacgctccctctcctccgcccacGACATCAACGACAACGCCCAGCCGCTGAGAGCCGCCTCTTGGATGTGCGCGACCGGTGGGGAGACCGTGGGAGGCTGAGCAGGCACAGCACAGAGAGCAAGGGGGACACACTGCGATGTCATCACACAACAGAAAGAAAGGACGAGCGCGGGTGTCTCTCCTCGGTGGGAGCAGCAATCGGCGCACGGTCAATACAGCAGCGCgacgcccctccctccgccctGCCGCACCCTCCGCCGTGCCACCTGTTGCGCCCATGCGCTCGATACGGTGCGGGGCGGCGCGACAGCACGGCTCCGACGCTGAGGTACCTACACCCATCGTGCCTGTGCGCGAGCCCACTCGCCACGCCCACTGACACCTGAAAGACCGCTACGCAGGTAGCGCCAAGCGCCGCTAGGGGAAGGAGGGCCGGAGGGAGGCAGGCGCAAAGACCAGGGACGACACGTGCAGGAGAGCGCGAAAGCACATGCGGAGggggcgcggcagcagcatgcaAAACGCGCACGGACAGAGGGGACAGCGCTATGCGAGGCACAGGAAGCCGCTGAGGCACAGGCAGAGCCGCGTCTGCCGAGGCGGGGCGGGCCGCCGGATGAGcaagcgaaggaggagagcaaaagGGGCTCGCGCACTTCTCCCCGCCTCGCCCGCTGTCACGCGCAGGATGGCCGCAAAAGCGcggcgagaagagagagagccggaggggagaagagagagagccggaGGGGAGAAGCCAGAAAGGCAACGCGGCGGGCGCGTGCGCGAGTCGCCAGGCCGAGCACGGCTTCCACTGGTGACACAAGAGAGAGCTGCCATCGGCGGGTGTGTGCATCACGGCTAGGAGGCGCGCGGGAAGCAAGCAGGGAAAAAGCGGAGGTCGGCGCCTgcacgaagaagaaaacggCGCGAGGGCCACTTCCCGCGAGCAACCCTCACAGGCCCTGCCCGGGTGCATTGCGTGGCACCAGCAGTGTCGTCGACTCCGGACCgttgcagcgcctccgccgtgcTCCCCCCGAGTGCACTAATCCGGCGTTGGGCTTCCCGCTGCTCTGTTGTTCTCTGAAGTCTCGCAGATGTCCTCATCACGCTGGAGTCCGCTTTCCATCAGGTCCGCATGGGCACGCTTGCATGGAAACACGGGCTGCAGGCTTCCTCACGCCCGGACAGGCAAGGCGTATCTGTTGAACGGCCGTAACGCCCCTGCAGAAGAGGTCCCGGTAGcccagccccccccctcggaAGCTCCTGAGCTCCCACCGCCCACCATGAGGATAGGCTCACTCTACCACTGCCGTTCTCCTCCGATTGACGCCAGCTCGAGAGCTGCAAGGAGCACGAAGTGGAAAGAAAGATGGAACAGGTCTGCGTtaaagcagcagcggtggcgctgcctgGTGCCCACGTGTCATGTAGGGATTATTAAGTGCGCGGGAGGaagcgagtgtgtgtgtgtgtgtcagcgaGACGGTAACTcgaagcagagaggggggggggcgaaagTGAAACCACGGGACGCGCACAGGAGCAGCAAAAAGCAGCGGAGAcaagcgccgcctcgccaaagaccacggtggaggcgagcACCTTTTGTCCGAGCTGCTGGCCCCTCGCTGTACAAGACACATCCGCAGCTTCCATCCCTTGGCCTCACAATTGCAGCGCAGGCAATCGCAGAACACCTGGCACGGGAGAAACCAaatcctcctcgcctctggTTCGAAGGCACGGTCCACCTCGCCGTGTCCTCGCTCAGCGACAGCCGTCGGCGTTGACGCAGCCGTTAGCAGACCCGCCTGCAGAGCGTGCTcagcctgcgccaccgcctttaCGATCCGCCGTGGCCCAGCCAGCCCTAGAACAAGAATGGGGGCGCACAGCTGTGAGAACCACCGCTCGTGTTTCGTTGTCGTTGCGTTTTAGTCCGCAGGtatgccgctgctggccacaaaagggaaaaaaaacatggCGCCCGTCGCCTGCACCGATCACCACAGTGCCACTCGCATCGACCTctcgcactgctgcctgGAGTGGCTTTGGAGAAGCAGAGCGTAGAGGCTGCATTGGGCTTCGCGCACGCGCTCCGCACGGGCGGCCGCGGAGAGAAAGGCACGGTTCTATCGGCGGGCGCGGGGAAAACGAGCTGCTCAGACCAGGAGAGCGCGCAAGCAAAAGAAGGTTGTCGGAAGGGTTGCaggcagcgaagaaaaaaggaaagcaaacGAGGGGCACTGAAGGTAGTCACAGTGAGCCTGCGGCTCTTCCGCATACCGGGGGGGAGGAATGGGGGACCCGCACAGCCAGGGGCCCTGAGGGTGCCCTTGGAGCGCACGTGACATGGTTGCTttccgcccccctcctccttctgccgTCGCACATTCCTAGCCAGGCTTGCTTTGTCTCAGCTTCTTCGCACACGACTCCACGCTCCATTGCGTCGACCCGGTgggcggagggagaggggcgagcAGGAAGGGAAAGGTCGGCCCTGCACACACCCCAGGAGagacgcgccgccgcgccttcGCCCAACAAGAGCAAAATTAAGGTGCCAAGACACGAGAAGAAATCTCGGCGAGCGAGGAAAATGAGAACCATGGGATCAGGGGAGGGAATAGAAGTCAGCCTGCACGCATGCCAGAAAAGGAAccaggagggggggtagCGCCATGAGGCACACGCTGGCGCAATAAAAAGCCCTCGGCACATGAAAAACGAAGCGAGCAGTCCTccaaggggaaaagagagaggcgcagagcTACCGCCCAAAGACCAGCGCGCTCCGCACTCGAGCCTCCCCCCGGGCACACCAGCCACCACACAAGGAAAAGTGCGCACTGACAGCATGTCAAGCCTGCGCTCCGTCGTGGAGGGTGAATGCCACAGAAGTTAGGCGAGAGACACAGTGCACGGTGCGTGGCAAGACACGCGCTTTCTATCCAGTTACATCGATTGGCGCAGAGGAGCAAAcccagctcctgcagcacctcgtgtgcagacgcacacgagcacTTCATAACATCGCGGTATAGAATATACAATATATTTCCCACCCGCCCCCACACGCATCCGACTCCGCCCAGGCCGTCNNNNNNNNNNNNNNNNNNNNNNNNNNNNNNNNNNNNNNNNNNNNNNNNNNNNNNNNNNNNNNNNNNNNNNNNNNNNNNNNNNNNNNNNNNNNNNNNNNNNNNNNNNNNNNNNNNNNNNNNNNNNNNNNNNNNNNNNNNNNNNNNNNNNNNNNNNNNNNNNNNNNNNNNNNNNNNNNNNNNNNNNNNNNNNNNNNNNNNNNNNNNNNNNNNNNNNNNNNNNNNNNNNNNNNNNNNNNNNNNNNNNNNNNNNNNNNNNNNNNNNNNNNNNNNNNNNNNNNNNNNNNNNNNNNNNNNNNNNNNNNNNNNNNNNNNNNNNNNNNNNNNNNNNNNNNNNNNNNNNNNNNNNNNNNNNNNNNNNNNNNNNNNNNNNNNNNNNNNNNNNNNNNNNNNNNNNNNNNNNNNNNNNNNNNNNNNNNNNNNNNNNNNNNNNNNNNNNNNNNNNNNNNNNNNNNNNNNNNNNNNNNNNNNNNNNNNNNNNNNNNNNNNNNNNNNNNNNNNNNNNNNNNNNNNNNNNNNNNNNNNNNNNNNNNNNNNNNNNNNNNNNNNNNNNNNNNNNNNNNNNNNNNNNNNNNNNNNNNNNNNNNNNNNNNNNNNNNNNNNNNNNNNNNNNNNNNNNNNNNNNNNNNNNNNNNNNNNNNNNNNNNNNNNNNNNNNNNNNNNNNNNNNNNNNNNNNNNNNNNNNNNNNNNNNNNNNNNNNNNNNNNNNNNNNNNNNNNNNNNNNNNNNNNNNNNNNNNNNNNNNNNNNNNNNNNNNNNNNNNNNNNNNNNNNNNNNNNNNNNNNNNNNNNNNNNNNNNNNNNNNNNNNNNNNNNNNNNNNNNNNNNNNNNNNNNNNNNNNNNNNNNNNNNNNNNNNNNNNNNNNNNNNNNNNNNNNNNNNNNNNNNNNNNNNNNNNNNNNNNNNNNNNNNNNNNNNNNNNNNNNNNNNNNNNNNNNNNNNNNNNNNNNNNNNNNNNNNNNNNNNNNNNNNNNNNNNNNNNNNNNNNNNNNNNNNNNNNNNNNNNNNNNNNNNNNNNNNNNNNNNNNNNNNNNNNNNNNNNNNNNNNNNNNNNNNNNNNNNNNNNNNNNNNNNNNNNNNNNNNNNNNNNNNNNNNNNNNNNNNNNNNNNNNNNNNNNNNNNNNNNNNNNNNNNNNNNNNNNNNNNNNNNNNNNNNNNNNNNNNNNNNNNNNNNNNNNNNNNNNNNNNNNNNNNNNNNNNNNNNNNNNNNNNNNNNNNNNNNNNNNNNNNNNNNNNNNNNNNNNNNNNNNNNNNNNNNNNNNNNNNNNNNNNNNNNNNNNNNNNNNNNNNNNNNNNNNNNNNNNNNNNNNNNNNNNNNNNNNNNNNNNNNNNNNNNNNNNNNNNNNNNNNNNNNNNNNNNNNNNNNNNNNNNNNNNNNNNNNNNNNNNNNNNNNNNNNNNNNNNNNNNNNNNNNNNNNNNNNNNNNNNNNNNNNNNNNNNNNNNNNNNNNNNNNNNNNNNNNNNNNNNNNNNNNNNNNNNNNNNNNNNNNNNNNNNNNNNNNNNNNNNNNNNNNNNNNNNNNNNNNNNNNNNNNNNNNNNNNNNNNNNNNNNNNNNNNNNNNNNNNNNNNNNNNNNNNNNNNNNNNNNNNNNNNNNNNNNNNNNNNNNNNNNNNNNNNNNNNNNNNNNNNNNNNNNNNNNNNNNNNNNNNNNNNNNNNNNNNNNNNNNNNNNNNNNNNNNNNNNNNNNNNNNNNNNNNNNNNNNNNNNNNNNNNNNNNNNNNNNNNNNNNNNNNNNNNNNNNNNNNNNNNNNNNNNNNNNNNNNNNNNNNNNNNNNNNNNNNNNNNNNNNNNNNNNNNNNNNNNNNNNNNNNNNNNNNNNNNNNNNNNNNNNNNNNNNNNNNNNNNNNNNNNNNNNNNNNNNNNNNNNNNNNNNNNNNNNNNNNNNNNNNNNNNNNNNNNNNNNNNNNNNNNNNNNNNNNNNNNNNNNNNNNNNNNNNNNNNNNNNNNNNNNNNNNNNNNNNNNNNNNNNNNNNNNNNNNNNNNNNNNNNNNNNNNNNNNNNNNNNNNNNNNNNNNNNNNNNNNNNNNNNNNNNNNNNNNNNNNNNNNNNNNNNNNNNNNNNNNNNNNNNNNNNNNNNNNNNNNNNNNNNNNNNNNNNNNNNNNNNNNNNNNNNNNNNNNNNNNNNNNNNNNNNNNNNNNNNNNNNNNNNNNNNNNNNNNNNNNNNNNNNNNNNNNNNNNNNNNNNNNNNNNNNNNNNNNNNNNNNNNNNNNNNNNNNNNNNNNNNNNNNNNNNNNNNNNNNNNNNNNNNNNNNNNNNNNNNN
The DNA window shown above is from Leishmania panamensis strain MHOM/PA/94/PSC-1 chromosome 31 sequence and carries:
- a CDS encoding sodium stibogluconate resistance protein, putative (TriTrypDB/GeneDB-style sysID: LpmP.31.0880~partially sequenced multicopy gene) codes for the protein MGSKPSSVPKEGEGHPEVFYRGVQAAREGRFTLSEVYFDQALTRHPGRHFWDTFTKAVLQKERSACPEGGGTSPSRGDAEKVDADPGVGGLLNPWGEAQPPSAFGGGMNRADDLAGGENIRAENGQGGLPGSGDDGDAAELADAMASDAQPTHGTKVADIYLPLDGDLFHVMDYYRLLADIGHTYLQLIPSTAYVEKVTGLAARYCLFTISHTQTLLHCLALWKEANLGDGGGFIDYEKRRNLKLGSEHYTDFISDPQSSDRRGQKWRTMDRTASLFFTLGLLEANCR